A genomic region of Zea mays cultivar B73 chromosome 6, Zm-B73-REFERENCE-NAM-5.0, whole genome shotgun sequence contains the following coding sequences:
- the LOC103631498 gene encoding uncharacterized protein, translated as MQRSTGHQTSAAAQRLASSRRPFVAPSNTAATRFPSPTGVHGSSNGSVGLHSVGIDGSPTSAGFHSSPSSGAGFHSSLSSGPGFQLGSGIHSSSPRGGPSPGSRPSFGPFSSASSASSMASGPSSTYSDLLHSSDGFINYMMGQNSHFVRGTSHVTQLDESHDNPVDNDRNDGDEEVRTEAKLIWKSEEDGRVMSAWLKHSIDPIGGNNKKSDKYWTDVMQEYNQATVKNRWRTAKQVKDRWHKINKLTNSFNDCWVKARRVYTSGYSDEMWLDKAHKFFEDENKGLRFQLMNVWYMVRNEAKWISYNNNIHGKRKEMENGSTQGGGLEDVDLPRPMGQKAAKRAALEAKGKYKASAINVEELDRFEKIQNNVADNRMKALEMQGKIHNDKISFYMIYLL; from the exons ATGCAGAGATCCACCGGCCATCAGACCTCTGCCGCCGCtcagcgcttggcctccagtcgcCGGCCCTTTGTGGCACCTTCCAACACCGCTGCGACCCGGTTCCCGTCCCCTACTGGTGTTCATGGCTCGTCCAACGGCAGCGTCGGGCTCCATTCGGTCGGCATCGACGGATCTCCAACAAGTGCTGGATTCCACTCTTCCCCGAGCAGCGGTGCTGGATTCCACTCTTCCCTGAGCAGCGGCCCTGGATTTCAGTTGGGTTCCGGCATCCACAGCTCTTCCCCCCGCGGTGGCCCTTCCCCTGGCAGTCGCCCCTCATTCGGCCCATTCTCATCTGCTAGCTCTGCTTCATCTATGGCATCAGGACCTTCTTCAACTTATTCGGATTTGCTTCATAG CTCTGATGGGTTCATAAATTATATGATGGGTCAGAATTCTCATTTTGTTAGAGGAACATCACATGTCACACAATTGGATGAATCACATGACAACCCTGTAGACAATGATAGAAACGATGGAGATGAAGAAGTTAGGACTGAGGCCAAGCTAATATGGAAATCAGAGGAAGATGGGAGAGTG ATGAGTGCTTGGCTCAAACACTCCATCGACCCAATTGGTGGAAACAACAAGAAGTCTGACAAATATTGGACGGATGTGATGCAGGAGTACAATCAAGCTACTGTCAAGAATAGATGGAGGACTGCTAAGCAGGTTAAAGATAGATGGCACAAAATCAATAAATTGACAAATTCGTTCAATGATTGTTGGGTGAAAGCTAGGAGGGTTTACACCAGTGGATACTCGGATGAAATGTGGTTAGATAAAGCACATAAATTTTTTGAGGATGAGAACAAAGGATTACGTTTTCAGCTTATGAATGTTTGGTACATGGTTCGTAACGAGGCTAAGTGGATAAGTTATAACAATAATATCCATGGCAAGAGGAAGGAGATGGAGAATGGCAGCACACAAGGAGGAGGACTAGAAGATGTGGACCTTCCTCGACCAATGGGACAGAAGGCAGCTAAAAGAGCTGCACTTGAAGCAAAAGGAAAATATAAAGCGAGTGCGATAAATGTGGAGGAGCTTGATAGATTTGAAAAAATTCAAAACAATGTTGCAGACAATCGTATGAAGGCTCTTGAAATGCAGGGAAAGATTCATAATGATAAAATTAGTTTCTATATGATATATTTATTGTAA